The following are encoded in a window of Calditrichota bacterium genomic DNA:
- a CDS encoding sigma-54-dependent Fis family transcriptional regulator: MAKDYQVLIVDDDVNIRKMIEINLKKDKMYDIISAANGESCLKIMHETIPDLVLLDIQMPGIDGIETLRRIKQENPKIPVVMMSAHGTIETAVKSMQLGAFDFITKPFSGDRLRLTVKNAIENSSLKAEVDRLRQELQERYQFKNIIGESGPMQEVFKAIKKVTDSNVTVLLQGESGTGKELIARAIHFESEKRRNKPFVAVNCSALPESLLESELFGHEKGSFTGASGRRIGKFEQADGGTIFLDEIGEMSPSTQVKILRVLQEREFERVGGNELIHVNVRVISATNKNLEEAIKKGEFREDLYYRLSVFPIVIPPLRERKEDIPLLAQYFISKYAQREEKDVQELSSDALELLTAYHWPGNVRELENAIERAVILASSEQILPKDLPANIRAIGEKKMAEPGTGPLNNWIEKLEEEALRKALLESEGNVSLTARKLGIGRATIYRKAKKYGLPIVR, encoded by the coding sequence ATGGCTAAGGATTACCAGGTTTTAATTGTTGATGACGATGTCAATATCCGCAAGATGATCGAAATAAATCTAAAAAAAGATAAAATGTACGACATCATTTCTGCGGCCAACGGAGAATCCTGCTTAAAAATCATGCACGAGACCATCCCTGACCTTGTTTTGTTGGACATCCAGATGCCGGGTATTGATGGAATTGAAACGCTTCGCCGGATCAAACAGGAAAATCCCAAAATTCCGGTGGTGATGATGTCGGCACACGGAACGATCGAAACGGCGGTTAAGTCCATGCAGTTGGGCGCTTTCGATTTTATCACGAAGCCCTTTTCGGGCGATCGGCTTCGCCTGACGGTCAAAAATGCCATTGAAAACAGCAGCCTGAAGGCTGAGGTAGACCGTTTGCGTCAGGAACTGCAGGAGCGCTACCAGTTCAAAAATATTATCGGTGAGAGCGGTCCGATGCAGGAGGTTTTTAAGGCGATTAAGAAAGTGACCGACAGCAACGTGACCGTCTTGCTTCAGGGTGAAAGCGGTACCGGAAAGGAGTTGATTGCCCGGGCTATCCACTTTGAGAGCGAGAAGCGGAGAAATAAACCCTTTGTGGCCGTAAATTGTTCGGCTTTGCCGGAATCGCTTTTGGAGAGCGAGTTGTTTGGGCATGAGAAGGGCTCCTTTACGGGAGCCTCCGGGCGCCGCATCGGGAAATTCGAGCAGGCAGACGGCGGTACTATTTTTCTGGATGAGATCGGCGAGATGAGCCCCTCAACTCAGGTGAAGATTTTGCGGGTCCTTCAGGAGCGCGAATTTGAACGCGTGGGGGGAAATGAATTGATCCACGTGAATGTGCGGGTCATTTCGGCCACAAACAAGAATCTGGAAGAAGCCATTAAAAAGGGAGAATTCCGGGAGGATTTGTACTATCGTCTCAGCGTTTTCCCGATTGTTATTCCGCCCCTGCGCGAGAGGAAAGAAGATATTCCGCTGCTGGCCCAGTATTTTATCAGCAAATATGCCCAACGTGAAGAAAAGGATGTTCAGGAGCTTTCTTCGGATGCCCTGGAACTGCTGACGGCGTATCATTGGCCCGGGAATGTACGGGAACTGGAGAATGCCATCGAGCGGGCCGTTATTTTAGCCTCCTCCGAACAGATTTTACCCAAGGATTTGCCGGCAAACATCCGGGCGATCGGGGAGAAAAAAATGGCCGAGCCGGGAACCGGCCCCTTGAACAACTGGATCGAAAAACTGGAAGAGGAGGCCCTGCGAAAGGCCCTGCTCGAAAGTGAGGGCAATGTTTCGCTGACCGCCAGAAAACTGGGTATCGGCCGGGCCACCATTTATCGGAAGGCCAAAAAATACGGACTGCCCATTGTCCGCTGA
- a CDS encoding glycosyltransferase family 9 protein, with protein sequence MRQVHLKSNAKILLIRTDRLGDVILSTPVATAIKQVLPDSRIAFLSRNYTRDLLEQHPDIDDVLVEDEMKHEKGAIDILRRKKFDVCIALHPDARWAWRTYRAGIPVRIGTAYRAFSVFYNYRVFEHRKHTNQHEVEHNLNLLKPLGISPETVLFRFNVPESVQKKTRLLLEQKGWNPNQPLIVLHPGSGGSAVDWPAASFGQLAKVLRGRNLAVAVTGVAAEKELIDRVVRTAQTELLRFDDELNLLELAALLKQASVVVANSTGPLHLAVAMGTEVVGLYCPVPPCHPQRWGPYGRSDSVLVPQHVSCKTCDSKRCAQTRCMEQITVKMVLEKVLEKLQNGI encoded by the coding sequence GTGAGGCAGGTTCATCTAAAATCGAATGCGAAAATTCTGTTGATTCGAACCGACCGTCTGGGAGATGTGATTCTTTCAACACCTGTGGCCACGGCCATTAAACAGGTGCTGCCGGATTCAAGAATTGCCTTTTTGTCCCGGAATTACACCCGGGACTTGCTTGAACAGCATCCGGATATTGATGACGTGCTTGTGGAAGACGAAATGAAACATGAAAAAGGGGCCATCGACATCCTGCGGCGGAAGAAATTTGATGTCTGCATCGCGCTGCATCCCGATGCACGATGGGCCTGGCGAACCTACCGGGCGGGGATCCCCGTACGCATCGGCACAGCTTATCGGGCGTTTTCTGTTTTTTACAACTATCGGGTTTTCGAACATCGAAAACACACGAATCAGCACGAGGTTGAACACAATCTTAATTTGTTAAAGCCTTTGGGGATTTCCCCGGAGACGGTTCTTTTTCGGTTTAATGTGCCGGAGTCTGTTCAGAAAAAAACACGTTTGCTTTTGGAGCAGAAGGGGTGGAATCCGAACCAACCGCTGATTGTTCTCCATCCGGGCAGCGGAGGGTCTGCCGTGGATTGGCCGGCCGCTTCTTTCGGGCAATTGGCAAAAGTTCTTCGCGGGCGAAATCTGGCCGTTGCGGTTACAGGAGTGGCTGCCGAAAAAGAGTTAATCGACCGGGTGGTTCGCACCGCTCAAACGGAGCTCTTGCGTTTTGACGATGAACTGAATTTACTGGAGCTGGCCGCGCTTTTAAAACAGGCGTCCGTGGTTGTGGCCAACAGTACCGGCCCGCTGCACCTGGCGGTGGCCATGGGAACCGAAGTTGTGGGATTGTATTGTCCGGTACCGCCCTGCCATCCGCAGCGTTGGGGGCCGTATGGCCGCTCGGATTCAGTCCTGGTGCCGCAGCACGTATCTTGTAAAACATGCGATTCGAAACGGTGCGCCCAGACCCGCTGCATGGAACAAATCACCGTGAAAATGGTTTTGGAGAAAGTACTGGAAAAGCTGCAGAACGGAATTTAA
- a CDS encoding low molecular weight phosphotyrosine protein phosphatase codes for MRNRFTVLFVCTGNSCRSPMAEGIFRTKIPAA; via the coding sequence ATGAGAAATAGATTTACAGTTTTGTTTGTATGTACCGGAAACAGTTGTCGAAGTCCTATGGCCGAGGGAATTTTTCGGACGAAAATTCCGGCCGC
- the ychF gene encoding redox-regulated ATPase YchF, producing the protein MRVGIIGLPLSGKTTLFNALTQSKVDVGSWSGGKREAHIGIVKVPDKRLDFLHTHFPSAKKIPATIEYVDLAGFEKGISESAKVLSELLNDLKNVDALVVVIRAFENESVPHPDNTVDPARDLQTLEAEFILSDMAILENRISRLENQLRKKKDEHDQRELALLKRCLAELEEEHPLRSLDFSPDEEKILRGYQFLTEKPQIVMFNINEADIGNEEQILQSFSQLKDQPKTHALALSAEIEMEISQLDPEDAALFRQDLGIQESALEKLIRTTYHLLGLISFFTIGDDEVRAWTIRQQTRAPQAAGAVHSDMERGFIRAEVVSYDDYVAHGSLAKCKEAGVFRLEGKEYIVRDGDIISFRFNV; encoded by the coding sequence ATGCGTGTTGGAATTATTGGCTTACCGCTTTCCGGGAAAACCACCCTGTTTAATGCCCTGACTCAGTCAAAAGTGGATGTGGGGTCATGGTCAGGGGGAAAACGGGAAGCGCACATCGGAATTGTAAAAGTTCCGGACAAGCGGCTGGATTTTTTGCACACCCATTTCCCCTCTGCTAAAAAAATTCCGGCAACCATCGAATATGTGGATTTGGCGGGGTTCGAAAAGGGGATCAGTGAATCGGCCAAAGTGCTGTCCGAATTGCTGAATGATCTGAAAAATGTCGATGCCCTTGTGGTGGTCATTCGTGCCTTTGAGAACGAATCCGTTCCGCACCCGGACAACACCGTCGATCCCGCCCGTGACCTGCAAACGCTGGAAGCCGAATTTATTCTTTCCGACATGGCCATTCTGGAAAATCGAATTTCGCGTCTGGAAAATCAGCTTCGTAAGAAAAAAGATGAACACGATCAGAGAGAGCTGGCACTCTTAAAGCGCTGTCTGGCGGAACTGGAAGAAGAACATCCGCTTCGCAGTCTGGATTTTTCCCCGGATGAGGAAAAGATCCTTCGCGGGTACCAATTTCTGACGGAGAAACCTCAGATTGTAATGTTTAATATCAATGAAGCCGATATAGGAAACGAGGAACAGATTTTGCAATCTTTTTCTCAATTAAAGGATCAGCCCAAAACACATGCTCTGGCCCTTTCTGCCGAAATCGAAATGGAGATTTCCCAGCTTGACCCGGAGGATGCCGCTCTGTTTCGGCAGGATTTGGGAATTCAGGAATCGGCGCTGGAAAAACTGATCCGAACCACGTATCACCTGTTGGGGCTAATTTCTTTTTTTACAATTGGTGACGACGAGGTTCGTGCCTGGACTATTCGGCAGCAGACCCGCGCGCCTCAGGCAGCCGGTGCCGTTCACTCCGATATGGAGAGGGGATTTATCCGGGCGGAAGTGGTTTCTTACGACGATTACGTGGCTCACGGATCGCTGGCCAAATGCAAGGAAGCCGGGGTTTTTCGCTTGGAGGGCAAGGAGTACATTGTCAGAGATGGAGACATTATTTCATTTCGATTCAATGTTTGA
- a CDS encoding lysophospholipid acyltransferase family protein has protein sequence MSNSKQLRNVLEFLGLKFIWLTTQILPYWLAVRLSRVLSFLAFSIFRVRRDVTLQNLQRAFPEKSARACTQLAKKVYDHFGRVAMDFLYLSRLIPKKIMQLVVFENETVLRDALKQGKGVVLNGGHLGNWEFMAAIVPLKGYPTSIIVGTQRNSLADEWINSNRLLAGSKIIHVGGAVRKSLKALGQGECVALLSDQDAGKDGQFVPFFGRKASAPVGAALLALKSGAPMIYSQTVWKNGRYVVEFKEIPTRDLDGPTPENLWELTRRFTETLEENIRKYPDQWFWMHRRWKTRPPGESERVSR, from the coding sequence GTGAGTAACTCAAAACAGCTCCGAAATGTCCTTGAGTTTTTGGGGTTGAAATTCATCTGGTTGACAACCCAAATTCTGCCTTATTGGCTGGCCGTTCGGCTCTCGCGGGTCTTGAGTTTTTTGGCGTTTTCCATTTTCCGCGTGCGGCGCGACGTCACCCTTCAAAATCTTCAACGCGCCTTTCCTGAAAAATCCGCCAGGGCCTGTACGCAGCTGGCCAAAAAGGTTTACGATCATTTTGGCCGCGTGGCCATGGATTTTTTGTATCTGTCGCGTCTGATCCCGAAAAAAATTATGCAGTTGGTGGTTTTTGAAAATGAGACCGTTCTGCGGGACGCGCTCAAACAGGGGAAGGGCGTGGTCCTCAACGGCGGGCATCTTGGAAATTGGGAATTTATGGCGGCAATTGTTCCGTTGAAAGGGTATCCGACTTCTATTATTGTGGGTACTCAGCGTAACAGTCTTGCCGATGAGTGGATTAATTCCAACCGGCTTCTGGCCGGTTCAAAAATTATTCATGTGGGAGGGGCCGTGCGAAAATCTCTGAAGGCCCTCGGGCAGGGAGAATGCGTCGCGTTGCTGTCCGATCAGGATGCCGGAAAGGACGGGCAATTTGTGCCGTTTTTCGGCCGGAAGGCGTCTGCACCTGTGGGGGCTGCCCTGCTTGCTTTGAAATCCGGTGCTCCGATGATTTATTCCCAAACCGTGTGGAAGAATGGCCGTTATGTGGTCGAATTTAAGGAGATTCCAACCCGCGATCTGGACGGCCCGACCCCGGAAAATTTGTGGGAACTTACCCGCCGGTTTACGGAAACACTGGAAGAGAATATTCGAAAATACCCGGATCAATGGTTCTGGATGCATCGTCGGTGGAAAACACGACCTCCCGGTGAGAGTGAGAGGGTCTCCCGATGA
- a CDS encoding DUF3108 domain-containing protein gives MTDKQPVRLKTTQIFHWLVFLGILSGLFRAVPSFSQGKSVSEHPAQKVVADSSDSSTTGNFFWRKLPNRAFGVGEKLVFVIRWGPIHAGEAVMEIPEIVTIHGRKAYRIVSRAATNRTFSTFFKVRDRVESLMDVEGLFSWHFEKHLREGKFKADIEEVFDQRHHFVVSRGDTIPVTPYVQDVLSALYFVRTQPLVVGKPILVDNYADHKVYPLEVRVLKKERIKVKAGRFDCVVIRPILRSTGIFQQKGELTVWLTDDQTHTPVLMKSKGKVVVGSFVAELKKYTLGSVE, from the coding sequence TTGACTGACAAACAACCCGTTCGTTTAAAAACGACACAGATTTTTCACTGGCTTGTTTTTCTGGGGATTTTATCGGGCCTTTTCCGGGCGGTACCCTCGTTTTCGCAGGGAAAATCGGTTTCGGAACATCCTGCCCAAAAGGTTGTCGCAGATTCTTCGGACTCTTCGACAACGGGAAATTTTTTCTGGAGGAAACTTCCGAACCGGGCATTTGGTGTGGGGGAAAAGCTGGTTTTTGTGATTCGATGGGGGCCCATTCACGCGGGCGAGGCGGTCATGGAAATCCCGGAAATTGTGACCATTCACGGGCGCAAAGCCTATCGGATCGTTTCACGGGCGGCAACCAACCGAACATTTTCCACGTTTTTTAAGGTCCGCGACCGTGTAGAATCGCTGATGGATGTAGAGGGGCTGTTCAGCTGGCATTTTGAAAAGCACCTCAGGGAAGGGAAATTCAAGGCGGATATTGAGGAAGTTTTTGACCAGCGGCATCATTTTGTAGTCAGCCGGGGCGACACCATTCCCGTTACACCCTATGTGCAGGATGTCCTTTCGGCTCTCTATTTTGTGCGAACGCAGCCCCTGGTTGTGGGGAAGCCGATTCTGGTAGACAACTACGCCGATCACAAGGTGTATCCTCTGGAGGTCCGGGTTCTTAAAAAAGAGCGAATCAAGGTAAAGGCCGGACGATTCGATTGCGTGGTGATTCGCCCGATTTTGCGAAGCACGGGTATTTTTCAACAAAAAGGGGAGTTGACCGTCTGGTTAACGGATGATCAAACGCACACGCCGGTTCTTATGAAAAGTAAAGGTAAAGTCGTGGTGGGGTCTTTTGTGGCGGAGCTTAAAAAATACACGCTGGGGTCTGTTGAATAA
- the waaF gene encoding lipopolysaccharide heptosyltransferase II, translating to MTYRVLIIQTAYLGDVVLSLPLVDELRRNLTEFELDYLAIPSVMNVLENYPGISRVIPYDKRDTERGFQAFVQKVRFLKDQQYDLALLPHRSWRSASLAKWAAIPVRIGFNRSWASFLYTHVIPYDETVHEVNRNLSLLQPLGVLPKKKTGLQLAIAPEDIERVDAIWQESRLEQGRPCVALAPGSVWATKRWLPDRFAQLIRELTAEGIQVVLIGGPADAPLGRELEKSASKNIANFIGKLTPRESAEAIRRCAVLVSNDSAPVHLASAVGTKVVEIFGPTIPEFGFTPFGVSHRILEKKLDCRPCGDHGGNKCPLNTFACMKSISVAEVYHAVKELLDET from the coding sequence ATGACTTACCGCGTGCTCATCATTCAAACGGCCTATTTGGGCGATGTGGTCCTGTCTCTTCCGCTTGTTGATGAACTTCGGCGTAATCTTACCGAATTCGAGTTGGACTATCTGGCCATTCCCTCAGTGATGAATGTTCTGGAGAATTACCCGGGAATCAGCCGTGTTATTCCGTATGATAAGCGAGACACTGAGCGCGGGTTTCAGGCATTTGTTCAAAAGGTGCGTTTTCTGAAAGATCAACAGTACGATCTGGCTTTACTGCCGCATCGGTCGTGGCGCAGTGCCAGTCTCGCCAAATGGGCAGCCATTCCCGTGCGAATAGGCTTTAATCGAAGTTGGGCCTCTTTTCTGTACACGCATGTTATTCCGTACGACGAGACGGTACACGAGGTAAACCGAAATCTTTCTCTCCTGCAGCCCCTTGGGGTTTTACCCAAAAAGAAAACCGGCCTTCAGTTGGCGATTGCACCCGAAGATATTGAACGGGTGGATGCCATCTGGCAGGAGTCCCGTCTTGAACAGGGCCGCCCCTGTGTGGCGCTTGCACCGGGATCGGTCTGGGCCACCAAACGCTGGCTGCCCGACCGGTTTGCCCAATTGATTCGGGAGCTGACGGCCGAGGGGATTCAGGTTGTTCTGATCGGCGGGCCGGCTGATGCCCCTCTGGGCCGGGAGCTTGAAAAATCGGCTTCGAAGAATATTGCCAATTTTATCGGGAAATTGACTCCCCGTGAATCGGCCGAAGCGATTCGAAGATGTGCGGTTCTGGTTTCGAACGACAGCGCGCCCGTTCATCTGGCATCTGCGGTGGGAACAAAAGTAGTGGAAATTTTCGGCCCCACGATTCCCGAATTTGGGTTTACGCCATTTGGTGTTTCTCATCGAATACTGGAAAAGAAACTTGATTGCCGACCCTGCGGCGACCATGGCGGGAATAAATGCCCGTTAAATACGTTTGCGTGTATGAAATCTATTTCTGTTGCAGAGGTTTACCATGCGGTGAAGGAGCTTCTGGATGAAACATAA
- a CDS encoding flippase-like domain-containing protein — MLKSKKFQITLGLLLSAFFLWLAFRKVSLPEMAEAFRTADYWYFIPASIFMFFSLWFRAFRWKYFFKSIKPISMNNLFASMMVGYMANNIFPMRLGEFLRAYSIGRTAHVSKVSSFATIIVERIIDLLTLLFLLGITFLFQPFPQWIRDSGYLIFAITFAAILFMGFLVYKTEATLGLLKKLLSPFSEKLTSKILDSIESLIGGFGVLRTPRYYFIVMVLSLLIWACYVGIVQMIIMSFGLDTTYHLPLLASVVVLIMTGIGVTIPSSPGYVGTYHYLAMQGLALYGVPGSEALSVAVVLHLFNFIPSTLVGLYYFGRENLKLSDALQEKKLVETVR, encoded by the coding sequence ATGTTAAAATCGAAAAAATTTCAAATTACTCTGGGACTTCTTCTCAGTGCGTTTTTTCTCTGGCTGGCCTTTAGAAAGGTCAGCCTCCCCGAAATGGCAGAAGCCTTTCGCACAGCCGATTACTGGTATTTTATTCCGGCTTCCATTTTTATGTTTTTTAGCCTGTGGTTTCGTGCCTTTCGATGGAAATACTTTTTCAAAAGCATTAAACCCATTTCCATGAACAACCTCTTTGCGTCCATGATGGTAGGCTACATGGCGAATAACATTTTTCCGATGCGCCTGGGTGAATTTCTGCGGGCCTATTCCATCGGGCGAACGGCTCATGTCTCTAAAGTGTCTTCATTTGCTACCATTATTGTGGAACGCATTATCGATCTGCTGACTCTTCTTTTTTTGCTGGGAATCACATTTTTGTTCCAGCCCTTTCCTCAATGGATTCGTGACAGTGGTTACCTGATTTTTGCCATCACGTTTGCGGCCATTTTATTTATGGGGTTTCTGGTGTACAAAACCGAAGCTACACTGGGGCTCCTCAAAAAACTGCTTTCGCCTTTTTCAGAGAAATTGACGTCCAAGATTCTGGATTCCATTGAAAGCCTGATTGGCGGATTCGGAGTGCTTCGCACGCCGCGGTACTATTTCATCGTGATGGTGTTGTCCCTTCTGATCTGGGCCTGTTATGTAGGAATTGTCCAGATGATTATTATGTCTTTTGGTCTGGACACCACGTATCACCTGCCGCTTCTGGCCAGTGTGGTGGTTCTGATTATGACGGGAATCGGGGTCACCATTCCGTCGTCTCCCGGCTACGTGGGAACCTACCATTACCTGGCCATGCAGGGACTGGCGCTGTACGGGGTGCCGGGCAGCGAGGCCCTCAGTGTGGCCGTTGTTCTTCATCTGTTTAACTTCATCCCTTCAACCCTGGTGGGACTGTATTATTTCGGGCGCGAAAACCTCAAGCTTTCCGATGCCCTGCAGGAAAAGAAATTGGTCGAGACCGTCCGATAG
- a CDS encoding threonylcarbamoyl-AMP synthase, producing MKHNTEKILHLHAENLPEVVEKSAEVLRRGGVLVYPTDTVYGLGGDPFQPAVVERIYTIKGRDFQKPIHVLIGSLELLDQLVDHVPGVAQRLMDAFWPGPLTLIFKAKPAVQGRFLGPNHSIGIRLPDHAFCRRLSAALERPILSTSANLSGGENPLSLKDIPPEIRQAVDVLVDSGRTRQPAPSTIVNVSSQHMQLIREGAISWKRIEAISGEIKSQ from the coding sequence ATGAAACATAACACGGAGAAAATCCTTCATCTGCATGCAGAGAATCTCCCGGAAGTGGTTGAAAAATCCGCTGAGGTTTTGCGGAGAGGCGGTGTGCTGGTTTATCCAACCGATACGGTTTACGGTCTGGGCGGAGATCCCTTTCAACCGGCAGTTGTGGAACGGATTTACACAATTAAAGGAAGAGATTTTCAGAAACCGATTCACGTGCTGATCGGTTCTTTGGAGCTGTTAGATCAACTCGTGGACCATGTGCCGGGTGTGGCTCAAAGGCTGATGGATGCCTTCTGGCCGGGGCCCCTGACGCTTATTTTTAAGGCGAAGCCGGCTGTGCAGGGACGCTTTCTGGGCCCCAATCATAGCATTGGCATCCGCCTGCCGGACCACGCGTTTTGCCGGCGGTTGAGTGCGGCCCTTGAAAGGCCGATTCTTTCGACCAGTGCGAATTTAAGCGGCGGGGAGAATCCCCTGTCCCTAAAGGATATTCCGCCGGAAATCCGGCAGGCAGTGGATGTGCTTGTTGATTCGGGGCGGACCCGGCAGCCTGCACCATCTACGATCGTGAATGTTTCGAGTCAACACATGCAACTCATTCGAGAAGGGGCCATTTCGTGGAAACGCATCGAGGCCATTAGTGGAGAGATAAAAAGCCAATGA